A single window of Paenibacillus sp. FSL H8-0537 DNA harbors:
- the pdxT gene encoding pyridoxal 5'-phosphate synthase glutaminase subunit PdxT: protein MKIGVLALQGAVAEHIRSLEAAGAEAVAVKQTSQLDELQGLVIPGGESTTIGKLIRQYGFLEAIQAFSEQSKPIFGTCAGMILLAERIEGQEDAHLKLMDMTVERNAFGRQRESFETDLDIKGIAEQVRAVFIRAPLIKEVGSQVDVLSEYKGEIVAARQGHLLAASFHPELTDDYRLHAYFVDMIKQLAVSR, encoded by the coding sequence ATGAAAATTGGTGTACTTGCGCTTCAAGGCGCAGTTGCAGAGCATATACGCAGTTTGGAGGCGGCGGGCGCGGAAGCGGTCGCCGTTAAACAGACCTCGCAGCTTGATGAGCTGCAGGGTCTTGTTATTCCAGGCGGCGAAAGCACGACAATAGGCAAGCTGATCCGCCAATACGGCTTCTTAGAAGCGATTCAAGCTTTTTCTGAGCAATCCAAGCCGATTTTTGGCACTTGCGCGGGAATGATTTTACTTGCTGAACGTATTGAAGGACAAGAGGATGCGCATCTGAAGCTTATGGATATGACGGTGGAGCGCAATGCTTTTGGAAGACAGCGGGAGAGCTTCGAAACCGATCTCGACATTAAAGGCATTGCTGAACAGGTTCGCGCGGTATTCATTCGTGCTCCTTTGATCAAAGAAGTTGGATCGCAGGTTGATGTGCTTTCGGAATACAAAGGCGAAATTGTGGCGGCTCGGCAGGGACATTTGCTAGCAGCATCCTTTCATCCTGAGTTGACTGATGATTACCGTTTGCATGCCTATTTTGTCGATATGATTAAACAATTGGCAGTGAGCCGGTAG
- the serS gene encoding serine--tRNA ligase encodes MIDIKWLRNEYAKVEQGLTNRGKSLDLIADFPVLDTKRRDLLQETDQLKNRRNTVSQEVAKLKKTGGDADALIIEMREVGDRIKQLDEEVRAVEVQVDELMLSIPNVPHESVPIGASEDDNVELRRIGEQPTFDFEPRAHWDLAQELGILDFERAAKVTGSRFTFYRGLGARLERALINFMMDLHSDKHGYEEVLPPYLVNRNSLIGTGQLPKFEEDLFKISDSDYYLIPTAEVPVTNLHREEILSIEELPKHFVAYSSCFRSEAGAAGRDTRGLIRQHQFNKVELIKLAKPEESYDELEKMTANAEKVLELLGLSYRVLALCTGDMGFTAAKTYDLEVWLPSAGTYREISSCSNVEDFQARRAGIRFRRDVKSKPEFVHTLNGSGLAVGRTVAAILENYQQADGSIVVPEVLRAYMGGISVIGPKA; translated from the coding sequence GTGATAGATATAAAATGGCTGCGTAATGAATACGCAAAAGTAGAGCAAGGGCTGACAAATCGCGGTAAATCGCTTGATTTAATCGCAGATTTCCCTGTTCTAGATACAAAGCGCCGTGACCTGTTGCAGGAAACGGATCAGCTGAAAAATCGCCGCAACACCGTATCGCAGGAAGTGGCGAAGCTGAAGAAGACAGGCGGCGATGCCGATGCGCTGATTATCGAAATGCGTGAAGTGGGCGATCGGATTAAGCAATTGGACGAGGAAGTTCGCGCTGTAGAGGTGCAAGTCGACGAGCTTATGCTTTCGATTCCCAATGTGCCGCATGAAAGCGTGCCAATTGGGGCTTCCGAGGATGATAATGTAGAGCTTCGCCGGATTGGCGAGCAGCCAACATTTGATTTCGAGCCGAGAGCCCATTGGGATCTTGCACAAGAGCTTGGCATTCTTGATTTCGAGCGTGCAGCTAAGGTGACGGGCTCTCGCTTTACGTTTTATCGTGGTTTAGGTGCGCGTCTAGAGCGTGCGCTGATTAACTTTATGATGGATCTACATAGTGATAAGCACGGTTATGAGGAAGTACTGCCGCCTTATTTGGTCAACCGCAACAGCTTGATTGGAACAGGACAGCTTCCGAAATTCGAAGAGGATTTGTTCAAAATTTCCGACTCGGATTATTACCTGATTCCAACGGCCGAGGTTCCGGTTACTAATCTTCATCGTGAAGAGATTTTGTCGATTGAAGAGCTGCCGAAGCATTTTGTAGCCTATAGCTCTTGCTTCCGCTCAGAGGCGGGTGCAGCAGGCCGAGATACACGCGGCTTGATTCGTCAGCATCAATTCAACAAAGTCGAGCTGATCAAGCTTGCGAAGCCGGAAGAGTCCTACGATGAGCTGGAGAAGATGACGGCGAATGCGGAGAAGGTGCTGGAGCTGCTGGGCTTGTCGTATCGCGTCCTCGCTTTGTGCACAGGCGATATGGGCTTCACCGCTGCGAAAACCTATGACCTTGAAGTATGGCTGCCTAGTGCAGGCACATACCGTGAAATCTCCTCGTGCTCAAACGTAGAGGACTTTCAGGCGCGCCGTGCAGGCATTCGCTTCCGCAGAGACGTGAAGAGCAAGCCGGAATTCGTGCATACGCTTAACGGCTCAGGTCTTGCGGTAGGACGTACCGTTGCGGCTATTCTTGAAAATTACCAACAGGCGGACGGATCCATTGTCGTTCCTGAAGTATTGCGTGCCTACATGGGCGGAATCAGCGTAATTGGACCTAAAGCTTAA
- a CDS encoding DsbA family oxidoreductase — MQIDVWSDFACPFCYIGKKRLEGALAKFEHGKQVKVVFRSFELDPNAAISYEHDVHEMLSRKYGMPREKAIEMNSDLAKQAASVGLTFNFDTLVLTNTFDAHRLTHFAAKYGKQDEMSERLFRAYFTDSKHLGERDTLADLADEVGLDRQEALAVLESDAHAQDVRGDEEEASRIGVRGVPFFVINRKYAISGAQPNEVFLNAIKQAWDEAYPALTVINDLPNDADGAACSDGTCAPSAAQDANPDKA, encoded by the coding sequence ATGCAAATAGATGTATGGTCAGATTTCGCATGTCCGTTTTGTTATATTGGTAAAAAGAGACTGGAGGGCGCATTAGCAAAGTTTGAGCATGGCAAGCAAGTGAAGGTCGTGTTCCGCAGCTTTGAGCTGGACCCTAACGCCGCGATCAGCTACGAGCATGATGTGCATGAAATGCTGTCCCGCAAATACGGTATGCCACGCGAGAAAGCAATCGAGATGAACAGCGATTTGGCGAAGCAGGCGGCATCTGTTGGTTTGACCTTTAACTTCGATACGCTGGTGCTGACGAATACGTTTGATGCGCACCGCTTAACCCATTTTGCAGCAAAATACGGCAAGCAAGACGAGATGTCGGAAAGACTTTTCCGTGCATATTTTACCGATTCCAAGCATTTGGGAGAGCGCGATACACTTGCTGATCTGGCTGACGAGGTTGGACTGGATCGTCAAGAGGCACTTGCTGTGCTGGAAAGCGATGCTCATGCGCAGGACGTTCGTGGCGATGAGGAGGAGGCTTCGCGAATAGGCGTGCGTGGCGTGCCATTCTTCGTCATTAATCGCAAATACGCGATATCGGGTGCTCAGCCGAATGAAGTGTTCCTGAATGCAATTAAGCAGGCTTGGGATGAAGCGTATCCGGCTCTGACCGTCATCAATGATTTGCCGAATGATGCGGATGGCGCAGCTTGCTCGGATGGCACTTGTGCGCCCTCGGCGGCTCAGGATGCAAATCCAGACAAGGCGTAA
- the pdxS gene encoding pyridoxal 5'-phosphate synthase lyase subunit PdxS, with product METGTSRVKRGMAEMQKGGVIMDVMNAEQAKVAEAAGATAVMALERVPSDIRAAGGVARMADPTIVEEVMKVVSIPVMAKARIGHYVEAKVLESMGVDYIDESEVLTPADEVFHISKNEFTIPFVCGAKDLGEALRRIQEGAAMLRTKGEPGTGNIVEAVRHLRLINGQIRKIQGLSKDELYNEAKVLGVAYDLLLGVHESGKLPVVNFAAGGVATPSDAALMMHLGADGVFVGSGIFKSDSPEKFARAIVEATTHYQDYKLIAEVSKNLGAPMKGIEISKLDASQRMQDRGI from the coding sequence ATGGAAACAGGAACTTCGCGTGTAAAACGTGGTATGGCTGAAATGCAAAAAGGCGGCGTCATCATGGACGTTATGAACGCTGAGCAAGCAAAAGTAGCAGAGGCGGCAGGTGCAACAGCAGTTATGGCGCTGGAGCGCGTTCCTTCCGATATCCGTGCAGCAGGCGGCGTTGCCCGTATGGCTGACCCAACCATCGTAGAAGAGGTTATGAAAGTCGTATCGATTCCAGTTATGGCGAAAGCGCGTATTGGCCACTATGTAGAGGCGAAAGTGCTTGAATCGATGGGCGTTGACTATATTGACGAGAGCGAAGTTTTGACTCCGGCAGACGAAGTGTTCCACATTAGCAAAAATGAATTTACGATTCCTTTCGTATGTGGCGCTAAAGACCTTGGCGAAGCACTTCGCCGTATTCAAGAAGGAGCAGCAATGCTTCGTACAAAAGGTGAGCCGGGAACAGGTAACATTGTTGAGGCTGTTCGCCACCTTCGTCTGATCAATGGTCAAATCCGTAAAATTCAAGGTTTGTCGAAGGACGAGCTGTATAATGAAGCGAAGGTTCTGGGCGTTGCTTATGACCTGCTTCTGGGCGTGCACGAGAGCGGCAAGCTGCCAGTCGTTAACTTTGCAGCAGGCGGCGTAGCAACACCTTCTGACGCAGCACTGATGATGCACCTGGGCGCTGACGGCGTGTTCGTAGGATCGGGTATTTTTAAATCCGACAGCCCGGAGAAATTTGCTCGTGCTATCGTAGAAGCTACAACTCATTACCAAGACTACAAATTGATCGCAGAAGTATCGAAAAACTTGGGAGCGCCAATGAAGGGCATCGAAATTTCCAAGTTGGACGCTTCGCAGCGTATGCAGGATCGCGGAATTTAA
- a CDS encoding small acid-soluble spore protein P, translating into MSKPDSVPVPEAQRQSQDKRSRNDDSAQQEPLSGSKKTKKKNHTPHLNPEGS; encoded by the coding sequence ATGAGCAAGCCAGACAGCGTGCCTGTACCTGAGGCGCAGCGTCAATCTCAGGATAAAAGAAGCCGTAATGATGACTCAGCCCAGCAGGAGCCTTTGTCCGGATCGAAAAAAACAAAGAAGAAAAACCATACTCCGCACCTAAATCCGGAAGGATCTTAA
- a CDS encoding NucA/NucB deoxyribonuclease domain-containing protein has product MGWLDELAKDWNTAEGTDYTLYFPTDRYPETGKHIKDAIAAGKSPICTIDREGADQNRKKSLQGVKVKKGFDRDEWPMAMCAEGGSGAHIAYIDPSDNRGAGSWVSNQLEKHPNGSRIAFVIK; this is encoded by the coding sequence ATGGGCTGGCTCGATGAGCTGGCGAAAGATTGGAACACGGCAGAAGGAACAGATTACACGTTATATTTTCCGACGGATCGATACCCGGAGACAGGCAAGCATATCAAAGATGCGATTGCAGCGGGGAAATCCCCCATTTGTACGATTGATCGGGAAGGCGCGGATCAGAATCGGAAGAAATCTTTGCAGGGAGTCAAAGTGAAAAAAGGCTTTGATCGCGATGAATGGCCAATGGCTATGTGCGCAGAAGGCGGGAGCGGAGCGCATATTGCTTATATTGACCCATCGGATAATCGCGGGGCAGGGTCATGGGTTAGCAACCAGCTGGAGAAACATCCGAATGGATCGAGAATTGCTTTTGTCATCAAATAA